A stretch of the Odontesthes bonariensis isolate fOdoBon6 chromosome 5, fOdoBon6.hap1, whole genome shotgun sequence genome encodes the following:
- the LOC142380014 gene encoding putative transmembrane protein 244 isoform X1, with protein sequence MIQWQVKLLLTVTVLSNLLLCLVIFYCLFYMIGSVCFGAFRLDHFDGRIPFDFKTEPAESNSKYLVNLLSLELTYFCSGLLFAAVVRRRVWDYALTVTLLHVIITSIVMLEFPTVWQWWLALGSGLFLMICNGQLIAYFTCQSEQSYAAFSFY encoded by the exons ATGATCCAGTGGCAGGTGAAGTTGCTGCTAACAGTT ACCGTGCTGTCCAACCTGCTGCTGTGTCTGGTCATATTTTACTGTCTTTTCTACATGATTGGGAGTGTGTGCTTCGGTGCCTTCAG GCTGGATCACTTTGATGGACGGATTCCATTTGACTTTAAGACCGAACCAGCTGAATCCAACTCCAAATACCTGG TCAACCTCCTGTCTCTGGAGCTCACCTACTTCTGTAGCGGCCTTCTGTTTGCTGCCGTGGTGAGGAGGCGGGTTTGGGACTACGCCCTCACCGTCACGCTTCTCCATGTCATAATCACCAGCATAG TAATGTTGGAGTTTCCCACCGTGTGGCAGTGGTGGCTGGCTTTAG gcAGCGGTTTGTTTCTGATGATTTGCAATGGTCAGCTGATCGCTTACTTCACGTGCCAAAGTGAGCAGAGCTACGCCGCCTTCAGCTTCTACTGA
- the LOC142380014 gene encoding putative transmembrane protein 244 isoform X2, with product MAFKGNAVDSKTVLSNLLLCLVIFYCLFYMIGSVCFGAFRLDHFDGRIPFDFKTEPAESNSKYLVNLLSLELTYFCSGLLFAAVVRRRVWDYALTVTLLHVIITSIVMLEFPTVWQWWLALGSGLFLMICNGQLIAYFTCQSEQSYAAFSFY from the exons ATGGCATTCAAAGGCAACGCGGTCGACTCGAAG ACCGTGCTGTCCAACCTGCTGCTGTGTCTGGTCATATTTTACTGTCTTTTCTACATGATTGGGAGTGTGTGCTTCGGTGCCTTCAG GCTGGATCACTTTGATGGACGGATTCCATTTGACTTTAAGACCGAACCAGCTGAATCCAACTCCAAATACCTGG TCAACCTCCTGTCTCTGGAGCTCACCTACTTCTGTAGCGGCCTTCTGTTTGCTGCCGTGGTGAGGAGGCGGGTTTGGGACTACGCCCTCACCGTCACGCTTCTCCATGTCATAATCACCAGCATAG TAATGTTGGAGTTTCCCACCGTGTGGCAGTGGTGGCTGGCTTTAG gcAGCGGTTTGTTTCTGATGATTTGCAATGGTCAGCTGATCGCTTACTTCACGTGCCAAAGTGAGCAGAGCTACGCCGCCTTCAGCTTCTACTGA